From the Malus domestica chromosome 17, GDT2T_hap1 genome, one window contains:
- the LOC103421519 gene encoding ninja-family protein AFP3-like produces the protein MAQTEEGGNRATQQVFPMQVSTFPGDLYGKMVARNDFPGNFGEPTGEDSEEIELSLGLSLNGRFGVDPARAKTVALKRSSSISDFGFTPAREEETKCRVSAPSRAVPLMRTCSLPTETEDEWRKRKELQSLRRMEAKRKRSEKQLRNLKVPRDRSRENGGVEEKTGEVANGVHRREQFVKVVDEFRAMGIPNCPVPPPPAASQGSGSTGVSESENQVAATSQGVHTQARSHVDSQSSPKTEDELLATPRMITAQRSGQFNGVQTEINCNKPPVPENGANEIMRNVLENMPCVSTTGDGPDGKRIEGFLYRYKKGEEVRILCVCHGSFLSPAEFVKHAGGGDVAHPLKHIVVNPSPFL, from the exons atggcGCAAACAGAGGAAGGCGGGAACAGAGCAACCCAGCAGGTGTTCCCAATGCAAGTGAGTACTTTTCCGGGCGATTTGTACGGGAAAATGGTTGCCAGGAACGATTTTCCGGGGAATTTCGGGGAGCCAACCGGCGAGGATTCCGAGGAGATTGAGCTGAGCCTCGGGCTGTCTCTGAACGGTCGGTTCGGGGTGGACCCCGCCAGAGCCAAAACGGTGGCGCTGAAACGCTCGTCGTCAATATCTGATTTCGGTTTCACCCCggcaagagaagaagaaacgaagTGTCGTGTGTCCGCGCCGTCGCGGGCGGTGCCTCTGATGAGGACTTGTTCGCTTCCAACGGAGACAGAGGACGAGTGGAGGAAGCGGAAGGAGCTGCAGAGCTTGAGGAGAATGGAGGCGAAGAGGAAGAGGTCGGAGAAGCAGCTGAGGAACTTGAAGGTACCGAGAGATCGGAGCCGAGAGAACGGCGGCGTGGAGGAGAAGACGGGGGAGGTGGCGAATGGGGTTCATAGGAGGGAGCAGTTTGTGAAGGTTGTAGATGAGTTTAGAGCTATGGGGATACCCAATTGTCCTGTTCCGCCGCCACCGGCGGCATCTCAAGGAAGTGGCTCAACTGGGGTTTCTGAATCTGAGAACCAAGTTGCTGCCACGTCTCAAG GAGTGCACACCCAAGCAAGAAGCCATGTCGATTCTCAATCTTCGCCAAAGACAGAGGATGAACTGTTAGCCACCCCAAGAATGATAACCGCTCAAAGATCGGGCCAGTTCAATGGCGTCCAAACGGAAATCAACTGTAATAAACCCCCAGTTCCAGAAAATGGTGCCAACGAAATCATGAGGAATGTGTTGGAGAACATGCCGTGTGTGTCTACGACAGGAGATGGCCCTGACGGGAAAAGAATAGAAGGGTTTCTTTACAGATACAAGAAGGGTGAGGAAGTGAGGATACTGTGCGTTTGCCATGGCAGCTTTCTCTCGCCAGCGGAGTTTGTGAAGCATGCCGGCGGTGGTGACGTGGCGCACCCGTTGAAGCATATAGTGGTGAACCCTAGTCCGTTTTTGTAG